Proteins from one Salmo salar chromosome ssa07, Ssal_v3.1, whole genome shotgun sequence genomic window:
- the LOC106608838 gene encoding ubiquitin carboxyl-terminal hydrolase 7 isoform X2 has protein sequence MFKRKLNIISDVCDYHGLYNQGATCYLNSVLQVLFMTNDFKEAIDSQVFEQEQQQEPEPENKTGVGPQLKKLFEILKTSNAGTEDISSKLGIENVFEQQDAAQYLEKILSLVKADVSKIFKGQLRHTSTCSEGHPISDKSRPFWSLPLSMKDSSGFNKMYSVDDCWNEFFRSSTVSGDNKMYCDCCDEKADATIEYQMKDYPEILTLLLKRFQFDYNRMDYVKIDCYVEVPYTLQTARYTYELYAIVDHVGSLRGGHYTAKIKSHEDQKWYVFDDTCVRLLNQQPFMQGFETSRRAYLLMYKKLHAPDLQMNHGTSQDCSLTDPQCQSLPASGEGDVAEKRKEGDHGFVDIAEKREQVGVTETGEDNVEKREQVGVTETGEDNAEKREQVGVTETGEDNAAKREQVGVTETGEDNAEKREHVGVTETGEDNVEKREHVGVTETEEDNAGKREQGGVTKSGEGNAEKMEQGCVTETGEDNAAKREQGCVSETGEDNVEKREQGVTETKREQSDMYETGEDNIKKGGVEREGEGDVVQARREDPNEPSQSTRSPCSVNTNDSRQTDLTLKRKGEDKQKGSDDIKEEKIGREQKKSSGEVKKKKKKEKKDRKRGRFNRSPLFV, from the exons ATTACCATGGCCTGTATAATCAAGGAGCAACCTGTTATTTGAACAGTGTGCTACAGGTCCTCTTCATGACCAATGATTTCAAAGAAGCCATAGACAG CCAAGTGTTTGAACAAGAACAACAACAGGAGCCGGAGCCAGAGAACAAGACTGGAGTTGGTCCTCAGTTGAAAAAGTTGTTTGAGATTTTAAAGACAAGCAATGCTGGCACAGAGGACATCTCATCAAAACTGGGAATTGAAAATG TATTTGAGCAACAAGATGCTGCTCAGTATCTAGAGAAGATTTTAAGCCTGGTCAAAGCCGATGTGTCCAAG ATCTTCAAAGGACAATTgagacacacctccacctgttCAGAAGGTCATCCAATTAGTGATAAAAGTCGTCCATTTTGGTCTCTGCCACTCTCGATGAAAGATTCCTCAGGCTTCAACAAAATGTACAGTGTG GACGATTGCTGGAACGAGTTTTTCAGGTCTTCAACAGTTAGTGGGGACAATAAGATGTACTGTGATTGCTGTGACGAGAAAGCAGATGCAACCATT GAATATCAGATGAAAGATTACCCAGAGATTCTGACTCTACTCCTCAAGAGGTTTCAGTTTGACTACAATAGGATGGATTATGTCAAAATCGACTGCTATGTGGAAGTGCCTTACACATTGCAGACAGCG AGGTATACATATGAACTCTATGCCATTGTGGACCATGTGGGAAGTCTAAGAGGTGGACATTACACAGCTAAAATCAAGTCCCACGAAGATCAGAAGTGGTATGTGTTTGATGACACCTGCGTTAGACTG CTCAATCAACAGCCATTTATGCAAGGTTTTGAAAC ATCCCGAAGAGCTTACTTGCTTATGTACAAGAAAT TGCATGCACCAGATCTTCAGATGAACCATGGAACCAGCCAAGACTGTTCACTCACTGACCCACAGTGCCAGTCCTTGCCAGCCAGTGGAGAAGGAGATGTGGCAGAGAAAAGAAAGGAGGGGGATCATGGCTTTGTTGATATTGCAGAGAAGAGGGAACAGGTGGgtgtgacagagacaggagaggataaTGTAGAGAAGAGGGAACAGGTGGgtgtgacagagacaggagaagataATGCAGAGAAGAGGGAACAGGTGGgtgtgacagagacaggagaggataaTGCAGCGAAGAGGGAACAGGTGGgtgtgacagagacaggagaggataaTGCAGAGAAGAGGGAACACGTGGgtgtgacagagacaggagaggataaTGTAGAGAAGAGGGAACACGtgggtgtgacagagacagaagaggataaTGCAGGGAAGAGGGAACAGGGGGGCGTGACAAAGTCAGGAGAGGGTAATGCAGAAAAGATGGAACAGGGATgtgtgacagagacaggagaggataaTGCAGCGAAGAGGGAACAGGGGTGTGTGTCAGAGACAGGAGAAGATAATGTAGAGAAGAGAGAACAGGGTGTGACAGAGACCAAGAGAGAACAGAGTGATATGTATGAGACAGGGGAGGATAACATAAAAAAGGGTGGTGTGGAAAGGGAAGGGGAAGGTGATGTTGTGCAAGCAAGAAGAGAGGATCCCAATGAGCCAAGTCAGTCCACACGGTCTCCTTGCTCTGTGAACACAAAtgatagcagacagacagacttgacTCTCAAAAGAAAAGGAGAGGACAAGCAAAAGGGAAGTGACGACATAAAAGAGGAAAAGATAGGAAGAGAGCAAAAGAAGAGCTCAGGAGAggttaagaagaagaagaagaaggagaagaaggacagAAAAAGAGGAAGGTTTAATAGGAGTCCCCTTTTTGTCTAA
- the LOC106608838 gene encoding ubiquitin carboxyl-terminal hydrolase 17-like protein B isoform X1 produces MDHFCNSKVSDQEEKQVNIVEMFKRKLNIISDVCDYHGLYNQGATCYLNSVLQVLFMTNDFKEAIDSQVFEQEQQQEPEPENKTGVGPQLKKLFEILKTSNAGTEDISSKLGIENVFEQQDAAQYLEKILSLVKADVSKIFKGQLRHTSTCSEGHPISDKSRPFWSLPLSMKDSSGFNKMYSVDDCWNEFFRSSTVSGDNKMYCDCCDEKADATIEYQMKDYPEILTLLLKRFQFDYNRMDYVKIDCYVEVPYTLQTARYTYELYAIVDHVGSLRGGHYTAKIKSHEDQKWYVFDDTCVRLLNQQPFMQGFETSRRAYLLMYKKLHAPDLQMNHGTSQDCSLTDPQCQSLPASGEGDVAEKRKEGDHGFVDIAEKREQVGVTETGEDNVEKREQVGVTETGEDNAEKREQVGVTETGEDNAAKREQVGVTETGEDNAEKREHVGVTETGEDNVEKREHVGVTETEEDNAGKREQGGVTKSGEGNAEKMEQGCVTETGEDNAAKREQGCVSETGEDNVEKREQGVTETKREQSDMYETGEDNIKKGGVEREGEGDVVQARREDPNEPSQSTRSPCSVNTNDSRQTDLTLKRKGEDKQKGSDDIKEEKIGREQKKSSGEVKKKKKKEKKDRKRGRFNRSPLFV; encoded by the exons ATTACCATGGCCTGTATAATCAAGGAGCAACCTGTTATTTGAACAGTGTGCTACAGGTCCTCTTCATGACCAATGATTTCAAAGAAGCCATAGACAG CCAAGTGTTTGAACAAGAACAACAACAGGAGCCGGAGCCAGAGAACAAGACTGGAGTTGGTCCTCAGTTGAAAAAGTTGTTTGAGATTTTAAAGACAAGCAATGCTGGCACAGAGGACATCTCATCAAAACTGGGAATTGAAAATG TATTTGAGCAACAAGATGCTGCTCAGTATCTAGAGAAGATTTTAAGCCTGGTCAAAGCCGATGTGTCCAAG ATCTTCAAAGGACAATTgagacacacctccacctgttCAGAAGGTCATCCAATTAGTGATAAAAGTCGTCCATTTTGGTCTCTGCCACTCTCGATGAAAGATTCCTCAGGCTTCAACAAAATGTACAGTGTG GACGATTGCTGGAACGAGTTTTTCAGGTCTTCAACAGTTAGTGGGGACAATAAGATGTACTGTGATTGCTGTGACGAGAAAGCAGATGCAACCATT GAATATCAGATGAAAGATTACCCAGAGATTCTGACTCTACTCCTCAAGAGGTTTCAGTTTGACTACAATAGGATGGATTATGTCAAAATCGACTGCTATGTGGAAGTGCCTTACACATTGCAGACAGCG AGGTATACATATGAACTCTATGCCATTGTGGACCATGTGGGAAGTCTAAGAGGTGGACATTACACAGCTAAAATCAAGTCCCACGAAGATCAGAAGTGGTATGTGTTTGATGACACCTGCGTTAGACTG CTCAATCAACAGCCATTTATGCAAGGTTTTGAAAC ATCCCGAAGAGCTTACTTGCTTATGTACAAGAAAT TGCATGCACCAGATCTTCAGATGAACCATGGAACCAGCCAAGACTGTTCACTCACTGACCCACAGTGCCAGTCCTTGCCAGCCAGTGGAGAAGGAGATGTGGCAGAGAAAAGAAAGGAGGGGGATCATGGCTTTGTTGATATTGCAGAGAAGAGGGAACAGGTGGgtgtgacagagacaggagaggataaTGTAGAGAAGAGGGAACAGGTGGgtgtgacagagacaggagaagataATGCAGAGAAGAGGGAACAGGTGGgtgtgacagagacaggagaggataaTGCAGCGAAGAGGGAACAGGTGGgtgtgacagagacaggagaggataaTGCAGAGAAGAGGGAACACGTGGgtgtgacagagacaggagaggataaTGTAGAGAAGAGGGAACACGtgggtgtgacagagacagaagaggataaTGCAGGGAAGAGGGAACAGGGGGGCGTGACAAAGTCAGGAGAGGGTAATGCAGAAAAGATGGAACAGGGATgtgtgacagagacaggagaggataaTGCAGCGAAGAGGGAACAGGGGTGTGTGTCAGAGACAGGAGAAGATAATGTAGAGAAGAGAGAACAGGGTGTGACAGAGACCAAGAGAGAACAGAGTGATATGTATGAGACAGGGGAGGATAACATAAAAAAGGGTGGTGTGGAAAGGGAAGGGGAAGGTGATGTTGTGCAAGCAAGAAGAGAGGATCCCAATGAGCCAAGTCAGTCCACACGGTCTCCTTGCTCTGTGAACACAAAtgatagcagacagacagacttgacTCTCAAAAGAAAAGGAGAGGACAAGCAAAAGGGAAGTGACGACATAAAAGAGGAAAAGATAGGAAGAGAGCAAAAGAAGAGCTCAGGAGAggttaagaagaagaagaagaaggagaagaaggacagAAAAAGAGGAAGGTTTAATAGGAGTCCCCTTTTTGTCTAA